Proteins found in one Meiothermus sp. Pnk-1 genomic segment:
- a CDS encoding DUF485 domain-containing protein, whose protein sequence is MGEKEKALEALAAQRWRIALQLTLAMMVIYFGFILLVAYAKGAMGTQLVPGLSLGILLGALVIIAAWVLNWIYVRWANREYDEAIRRLGE, encoded by the coding sequence ATGGGAGAAAAGGAGAAAGCCCTCGAGGCGCTAGCCGCGCAGCGTTGGCGGATTGCTTTACAGCTCACCCTGGCCATGATGGTGATCTACTTTGGCTTCATCCTGTTGGTGGCCTACGCCAAAGGGGCCATGGGCACCCAGCTGGTGCCGGGGTTGAGCCTGGGCATCCTGCTGGGAGCGCTGGTCATCATCGCCGCCTGGGTGCTCAACTGGATCTATGTGCGCTGGGCCAACCGCGAGTACGACGAGGCCATACGACGGTTGGGAGAGTAA